One Gemmatimonadota bacterium genomic window, CCACCGGGCGAGCATGCGCGACATCAGTCGCGCGAGCGGCGTCAGCCTGTCCGGGCTGTACTATTACGTGGAGAGCAAGGAGGAGCTGCTCTTTCGGATCCAGGAGCGGTGCTTCACGTCGATCCTTGAGAGCCTGGACGGGAGGCTCGCGGACGAAGCCGATCCCGGCCGGCGGCTGCGCATCCTGATCGGCAATCACCTGGGCTTCTTCCTGGGGAACATGAAGGAGATGAAGGTGCTCTCCCACGAGGCCGAGGCGCTCGGCGGAGAGTACCGGCGGAGCGTGAACGGGCTCAAGCGCCGGTACGTGGAGCGCACGGCGGGCCTGGTGCGCGCGCTGCGCCCCGACCTGGACGAAGATCCACGTCTTGCCACGTTCGTGCTGTTCGGTATGATGAACTGGATATACAACTGGTATCGGCCCGATCGGGACCCGCCGGCCGACGAGTTGGCGGCGCGCGTATACGGGCTGTTCGTCGCGGGGTACCCCGGCGACGTCGCGCAGGCGCAGGACGCCACCGCGGCCGGCGTGCCCCACCCATCGATCTGGAGAGAATAGGGAGACCCCTTCATGGCGGAGGCCACTTTGGCGCAGGAACAGAAAATCCTCGTCGGCTACGAGGTTCGCGACGGCGTGGCGTTGATCACCCTGGATGATCCGCCCGCAAACACGTACACGCACGAGATGATGCGCCAGCTGGACGAGGCCATCGTCAAGGCGCGCTTCGACGACGACGTGTGGGTGTTGGTGTTGACCGGAGCCGGCGAGAAGTTCTTCTCCGCCGGCGCCAACATCGGCATGCTGCAGGAGGTCACCTCGGGCTTCAAGTACTGCTTCTGCCTGCACGCCAACGAGACGCTCAACCGGCTCGAGCACACCCCCAAGCTGGTGATCGCGGCTCTGAACGGGCACACCGTGGGCGGGGGCCTGGAAATCGCCATGGCAGCCGACCTCCGGATCGCCCGTAAGGACGGGGGCAAGATGGGACTGCCCGAGGTGAACCTGGGCGTGCTGCCGGGCACCGGTGGAACCCAGCGGCTGGCGCGCATCATCGGCAAGTCGCGCGCGATCGAGGTGATGGCCACGGGCGAGCTCTTCGACTTCGAGAAGGCCGAGAGCTACGGGCTCGTGAACCAGATCTGGGAAGCCGAGTCCGGCGAGGAGTTCATGGGCAAGGTGCTCGAGTACGCCGCCAGGTTCGCGCCGCCCAACATGGCCGCCAAGGCCGTCGGCCACATCAAGCGCGCCGTGCAGAGCGGCGCCGAGGTGCCGTTCGAGTCCGGATTGGCGATCGAGCGCGAATTGCAGCAACTGCTCTTCCAGAGCGACGACGCCCGCGAGGGGTTGGCCGCCTACAGCGAGAAGCGCAAGCCCGAGTTCTCGGGCCGCTAGCCTGGGCGCCATGCCCGACGGGCAGGCCGCGCGGCCCGGGTCCCCGAGGGGTCCGGGCCGCGCCCGCTTCGCCACGAACCGCAAGGAAACACATGGCTGACGTGATTGCCGCCCCGCCCCGCTCGGCCGGCGGCGGGCAGTACATAGGGGGTGAGTGGGGCGACGCCTCCGGGCCCTCGTTCGACGTTCTGAACCCCGCGACGGGGGACAACGTCGACCGCATCGCCGCGGCGTCGGCGGGGGACGTGGACGCCGCGGTCTCGGCCGCGCGCGAGGCGCTGGCGGGGCCGTGGGCTGCCATGGACGCGCTCGACCGCGGCACCCTGCTGTGGCGCATCGCGGACGCCATCGAGGCGCGCGCGGACGACCTGGCGGCGCTGGAGACGCTGGACAACGGCAAGCCGCTGCGCGAGGCGGCCATCGACATCCGCCTGGTCGTGGACGTGTTTCGCTACTTCGCCGGCTGGGCCGGCAAGCTGAGCGGCCAGACCATCCCGGTGCGCGGCAAGGCGCTGAACTACACGACCCTGGAGCCGGTGGGAGTGGTGGCGGCGATCGTGCCCTGGAACTTCCCGCTGTCGATCGCCACGTGGAAGGTCGCCCCGGCGCTCGCGTGCGGAAACGCGGTGGTGCTAAAGCCGGCCGAGCAGACGCCGCTCACGGCGCTGGAGCTGGCCGCCATCGCCGCCGAGGCCGGACTGCCGGCGGGCGCGCTGAACGTCGTCAACGGCCCGGGCGAAAGCACGGGAGCCGCGCTCGTCGCGCACCCCGGCGTGGACAAGATCGCCTTCACGGGATCTACCGAGGTGGGCCGGATCATCATGCGCTCGGCCGCCGAGTCGCTCACCCAGGTGTCGCTGGAGTTGGGCGGCAAGTCGCCCAACATCGTCTTCGCCGACGCGGACCTGAAGGCCGCCTCGCGCGGCGCCTTCAACGGCATCTTCTACAACGCCGGACAGTGCTGCACCGCGGGCTCCCGCCTGATAGTCCACGCGTCGGCGAAGGACCAGCTCCTGGAGTTCCTGCGGGAGCGCGTGGGCGGGTTGGTCCCGGGCCCCACCTTCGACCCCGAGCGCCGCTACGGACCCGTCATATCCGCCGAGCAGCTCGAGCGCGTGGAGGGCTACGTCGAGCGGGGCCGCGCCGAGGGCGCCAACGTGGTGATCGGTGGAGGCAGATTCGACGAGGAGGCCGCCGGCGGCGGCTTCTGGATGCGACCGACAGTCTTCGACGGCGTGCGCGCCGACCACGCGATCGCCCGCGAGGAGATCTTCGGGCCCGTCCTGGCGGTGCAGACGTTCGAGGACGACGAGGAGGCGATCGCGCTCGCCAACGACTCCGACTACGGCCTGGCGGGCGCGGTGTGGACGACCGACGTGAAGCGCGCGCACCGCGTCGCCGCGGCGCTCGAGGCGGGCACCATCTGGGTCAACACCTACCACCCGCTGGACGCCGCCTCGCCGTTTGGCGGCTTCAAGCAGTCGGGCTACGGCCGCGAGCTGGGGCAGTACGCGCTCGACCTTTACACGCGCGTCAAGAGCGTGTGGGTGGACCTCCATTGAGCGGAGCGCGCGAGGCGGGCGCCGGCGAGCGAGGTGCGTCGTGAGAGAGGCCTGGATCGTGGACGCGGTGCGCACGCCGGTGGGCCGGCACGGCGGCGCGCTGGCGGCGGTGCGCCCGGACGACCTGGCGGCGCGCGCGGTGAGCGCCCTGGTGGAGCGGACGGGCGTCGACCCCGAGGCCGTGGACGACGTCATCCTCGGCTGTACCAACCAGGCCGGCGAGGACAACCGCAACGTCGCGCGCATGGCGGGCCTACTCGCGGGGCTGCCCGTGGGCGTGCCCGGGCGAACCGTCAACCGGCTGTGCGGATCTGGGCTACAGGCGATCAACGACGCCTTCCACGCCATCCGCGCCGGCGAGGGCGACGCATTCGTGGCGGGCGGCGTGGAGTCCATGAGCCGCGCCCCGTGGGTGATGATGAAGCCCGCGGGGGGCTGGCCGCGCGGGGCGCCGCCCGTGGAGGACAGCGTGCTCGGCTGGCGCTTCGTGAACCCGGCGATGCCCGAGCGCTGGACCGTCGGCCTCGGCGTGACCGCCGAGAACGTGGCCGAAAAGTACGGCGTCTCGCGTGAAGCCCAGGACGCGTTCGCGCTGGAAAGCCAGCGACGAGCCGCGGCGGCCCAGGCGGCGGGCTCTTTCGCCGCCGAGTTGATCCCGGTTCACGTGCCCCAGCGCAGAGGCGCGCCCGTCATCGTCGACGTCGACGAGCACCCCAGGCCCGAGGTCACCCTCGAGAGGCTGGCCCAACTGCCCCCTGTGTTCCGCGCGGGCGGAACCGTGACGGCCGGCAATTCCTCCGGCCTGAACGACGGCGCCGCGGCGCTCCTGGTGGTCTCTGACGGATTTGCTAAATCCCATGGCATGAGGCCGTTGGCCCACATCATCTCCAGTGCCGTCGCAGGTGTGGAGCCGGACTGCATGGGCATCGGGCCGATCCCCGCGGGCCGCGGGGCCCTGGAGCGCGCGGGGGTGGCGGCGGCGGACCTGGCGGCGGTGGAGCTGAACGAGGCGTTCGCGGCGCAGTCGCTGCCCTGCATCGAGGGCCTCGGGCTGGACCCCGAGCGGGTCAACCCCAACGGCGGAGCCATCGCGCTGGGTCATCCGCTGGGGTGCTCGGGCGCAAAGATCCTGACCACGCTGGTTCACGAGCTGCGCCGGCGAGGCGGCGGACACGGCCTGGCGACCATGTGCATCGGCGTCGGCCAGGGCATCGCCACCGTCGTGGAGGGCGTCGCTTGAGCGGGGAGCCCCCCGCGCCGTCCGCGGCGATCGTCACGACCGTCGAAGACAACGTCGGCTGGATCCGCATCGCCCGCCCGGAGCGGCTGAACGCTTTCGCGGACGACATGCGCGATCGCCTGGAGGAGGCGCTCGCCGGGCTGGACGCCGACGCCCGCGTCCGCTGCGTGGTGATCACGGGCACCGGGCGCGCGTTCTCCACCGGCGGCGACGTCCACACCATGGCGCGCCTGCTCGAGGCCGACGACCGCGACGGGTTCGACCGGCTCGTGCGCGCGGGGGCGCGCGTCATCGAGCGACTGGACGCCATGCGCACCCCGGTCATAGCGGCGCTGAACGGCGTCGCGGCCGGCGCGGGCGCGTGCCTCGCGCTGGCGTGCGACATGCGCTTGGCCGCCGAGAGCGCCGCCATCGGCTTCGGCTTCGCGCGCGTGGGGCTGCACCCGGACTGGGGCGGCACCTACTTCCTGCCGCGCCTGGTGGGGCCGGCGCTCGCCGCGGAGCTGGTCTACACGGGGGCGATGGTGAGCGCGGAGCGCGCCGAGCGCCTGGGGCTCGTGAACAGGGTGGTCGCGGCCGAGGACCTCGAGGCCGCTGCGCGCGCGCTCGCGGGGGAGATCGCCGCCCGGCCGGCGGACGTGATCGCGTCCGCCCGCGCCTCCCTGCGCGCCAGCCTCGCGCGTTCGCTCGAGGAAGCGCTGGAGGTGGAGCGCGCCGCCCAGGCCAGGGCGTTCGCGTCGCCCGACGCGCGCGAGGGCATGGCCGCCTTTCTGGAAAAGCGTGCGCCGAGCTTCAACCGGGAAGGCCAGCCGTGATCCGGAGCGTGGCGGTCGTGGGCGCCGGCACCATGGGGCACGGCATCGCCCAGGTGTCGGCGCTGGCCGGCTTCGACACCACACTGGTGGACGTCTCCGAAGAGCTGGTCGACGACGGCCTCGCGCGGATACGCGCGAACCTGGACAAGGGCGTCGCGCGCGGGAAGGTGGACGCGGCGGCGCGCACCGCCGCGCTCGCGAACCTGTCCGGCTCCACCGACGCCGACGCCGCGGCGGCCGCAGCGGACGTGGTTGTGGAGGCCGTGCCGGAGCGCTTCGACTTGAAGAGCGGTCTGCTCGAACGGCTCGCCGCCGCGGCTCCGCCGACCGCGATCATCGCCACCAACACGTCCAGCCTCAGCGTCACCGACCTGCAGAGGCGGACCGGCGCACCCGGCCGCGTCGTGGGGCTGCACTTCTTCAACCCCGTGCACATCATGGCGCTCGTGGAGGTGGTGCGCGGGGCGGACACCGACGAGTCCGTCGTGGACGCGGCGGCCACGTGGGCGCGCGCCCTGGGCAAGGAGCCCATCGTGGTGGTCGACGCGCCCGGCTTTGCGTCCTCGCGGCTGGGCATAGTGCTGGGTCTGGAGGCGATGCGCATGCTCGAGCAGGGGGTGGCCAGCGCGGCCGACATCGACAAGGCCATGGAGCTGGGGTACCGGCACCCCATGGGGCCGCTCAGGCTGACGGACCTGGTCGGGCTGGACGTGCGCCTGGACATCGCCCGCTACCTGCACGAGAGACTCGGCTCCGAGGCGTTTCGTCCGCCCGCCATCCTCGAGCGCATGGTGGCTGACGGGCGCCTGGGCAAGAAATCCGGACAGGGGTTCTACGACTGGAGCGAGGCGTGAGCTACGAGACACTGCTGGTGGACGTCGACGGCGCCGTCGCGACGATCACGGTCAACCGCCCCGACAAGCGCAACGCGCTGAGCGCCCAGGTGCGCGCCGACCTCAAGGCCGCGTTCTCGCGCGTCGCCGAAGAGCCCGGCGTCCGCGTGGCGATCCTCACCGGCGCGGGAGAGAAGGCCTTCGTGGCGGGCGCCGACATCGCGGAATTCGCGCGGCGCACGCCGCTCGAGCAGCGGGCCGCCATGGACGCGCCGCGGCTCTTCGACGTCGTGGCCCGGTGCGGTGTG contains:
- a CDS encoding TetR/AcrR family transcriptional regulator gives rise to the protein MDDSPAAGDGKLARILETAAAVFADKGYHRASMRDISRASGVSLSGLYYYVESKEELLFRIQERCFTSILESLDGRLADEADPGRRLRILIGNHLGFFLGNMKEMKVLSHEAEALGGEYRRSVNGLKRRYVERTAGLVRALRPDLDEDPRLATFVLFGMMNWIYNWYRPDRDPPADELAARVYGLFVAGYPGDVAQAQDATAAGVPHPSIWRE
- a CDS encoding enoyl-CoA hydratase/isomerase family protein, which produces MAEATLAQEQKILVGYEVRDGVALITLDDPPANTYTHEMMRQLDEAIVKARFDDDVWVLVLTGAGEKFFSAGANIGMLQEVTSGFKYCFCLHANETLNRLEHTPKLVIAALNGHTVGGGLEIAMAADLRIARKDGGKMGLPEVNLGVLPGTGGTQRLARIIGKSRAIEVMATGELFDFEKAESYGLVNQIWEAESGEEFMGKVLEYAARFAPPNMAAKAVGHIKRAVQSGAEVPFESGLAIERELQQLLFQSDDAREGLAAYSEKRKPEFSGR
- a CDS encoding aldehyde dehydrogenase family protein; translated protein: MADVIAAPPRSAGGGQYIGGEWGDASGPSFDVLNPATGDNVDRIAAASAGDVDAAVSAAREALAGPWAAMDALDRGTLLWRIADAIEARADDLAALETLDNGKPLREAAIDIRLVVDVFRYFAGWAGKLSGQTIPVRGKALNYTTLEPVGVVAAIVPWNFPLSIATWKVAPALACGNAVVLKPAEQTPLTALELAAIAAEAGLPAGALNVVNGPGESTGAALVAHPGVDKIAFTGSTEVGRIIMRSAAESLTQVSLELGGKSPNIVFADADLKAASRGAFNGIFYNAGQCCTAGSRLIVHASAKDQLLEFLRERVGGLVPGPTFDPERRYGPVISAEQLERVEGYVERGRAEGANVVIGGGRFDEEAAGGGFWMRPTVFDGVRADHAIAREEIFGPVLAVQTFEDDEEAIALANDSDYGLAGAVWTTDVKRAHRVAAALEAGTIWVNTYHPLDAASPFGGFKQSGYGRELGQYALDLYTRVKSVWVDLH
- a CDS encoding acetyl-CoA C-acyltransferase, producing MREAWIVDAVRTPVGRHGGALAAVRPDDLAARAVSALVERTGVDPEAVDDVILGCTNQAGEDNRNVARMAGLLAGLPVGVPGRTVNRLCGSGLQAINDAFHAIRAGEGDAFVAGGVESMSRAPWVMMKPAGGWPRGAPPVEDSVLGWRFVNPAMPERWTVGLGVTAENVAEKYGVSREAQDAFALESQRRAAAAQAAGSFAAELIPVHVPQRRGAPVIVDVDEHPRPEVTLERLAQLPPVFRAGGTVTAGNSSGLNDGAAALLVVSDGFAKSHGMRPLAHIISSAVAGVEPDCMGIGPIPAGRGALERAGVAAADLAAVELNEAFAAQSLPCIEGLGLDPERVNPNGGAIALGHPLGCSGAKILTTLVHELRRRGGGHGLATMCIGVGQGIATVVEGVA
- a CDS encoding enoyl-CoA hydratase-related protein, whose product is MSGEPPAPSAAIVTTVEDNVGWIRIARPERLNAFADDMRDRLEEALAGLDADARVRCVVITGTGRAFSTGGDVHTMARLLEADDRDGFDRLVRAGARVIERLDAMRTPVIAALNGVAAGAGACLALACDMRLAAESAAIGFGFARVGLHPDWGGTYFLPRLVGPALAAELVYTGAMVSAERAERLGLVNRVVAAEDLEAAARALAGEIAARPADVIASARASLRASLARSLEEALEVERAAQARAFASPDAREGMAAFLEKRAPSFNREGQP
- a CDS encoding 3-hydroxyacyl-CoA dehydrogenase family protein encodes the protein MRSVAVVGAGTMGHGIAQVSALAGFDTTLVDVSEELVDDGLARIRANLDKGVARGKVDAAARTAALANLSGSTDADAAAAAADVVVEAVPERFDLKSGLLERLAAAAPPTAIIATNTSSLSVTDLQRRTGAPGRVVGLHFFNPVHIMALVEVVRGADTDESVVDAAATWARALGKEPIVVVDAPGFASSRLGIVLGLEAMRMLEQGVASAADIDKAMELGYRHPMGPLRLTDLVGLDVRLDIARYLHERLGSEAFRPPAILERMVADGRLGKKSGQGFYDWSEA